Genomic window (Hypanus sabinus isolate sHypSab1 unplaced genomic scaffold, sHypSab1.hap1 scaffold_447, whole genome shotgun sequence):
ggatggtgaggtgtgggaatgtgtacaccacgctccggTCATAATCCtctctttccaaaagctctatgaggaacccggacaggaactgggaaggctgcagtttgtagttgatcaaatccccatctgtaaacacaattttCCTCTcgaacactcctctgaaggccatctgaccaaccctgagtaacacatcacgggggttctcaatctcacggccgtgatttctcaggatgttgtaaatatagtaagagtacagttgggtgatggtcttgggaacttgTTGCGGGTCCCTGActgtttgtgtgaagaaggggcccagtgccagagcgaggatccagcagtaggaggggttgtagctcatggtgtacaggatctcgttctgcTTCACGTGTTTGAAGACAGCTtctgccaccgtctgatcttcaaaatgcctgtgGAAATATTTCTCctgttcctcaccaacaaatcccaggatttcagcacaGAGATTTATCTCCGACTTTTTCAATAATTGTAACGTAGTGGGGCGTGTTGTCACCAGCaccgaacaccctgggagcagcctGTGCTGGATTAAACCGACCACAATATCAGACACCTTACACCAGGATTCAGGATCTATGCATGTGTGCTGAGGATCTGTATCTCTCTGACAGTCAGCAAAACCAATTAtgtcattgaattcatccaaaccatcgaatataaacagcaatccctctgggttcttcaaGACCTCCCTCAGGATATTCCggaagtaaggatactgatcaaGAATCAATTCCCTCAGGTTTATTCGACAGTTGATAGAGTTTAAATACCGGAATTTAAAACTGAAGACGAACTTGAATTGTTTGTATATTTTCCctgtggcccagtcataaacaatcttttgtaccattgttgttttcccgatcccagCGACTCCGGCTACTGCTGCCGAAATCCCAGATTTTGATTTACTCctggaaaagctgctctggaacaactgatCGAACCGGAATTTTTCTGTGCAGTCCtcatggtctctgcctcttgccagcagctcatgttccaccagtctccgatttccaacagtagaaatgaccgtgagctcagcgtatcgatcaaccagccggaaaaccttcaccttctccctcatcaggatcgtgttcactctcagtgtttcagtttgtgcccgcagagtctccttgtgtttctgttgaacatcttccatgggaacagacaGTGGACAAACTGTTAGATGCCTCAACTCAGAACTCAGTATTTAAGCACATAAGTGTTAGCTCAAAGCTATTGCATTAATTGGATTCATCAATGGATGTTCGTGCAGTAAAGTAAATTCAATTAACAGACTGCCGACTGGACAGAGTGACTTAGTCCAGATAAAAACCAGATCATCACATTTTCATATTAACTGTGCTGTGAAGGTGAGTAtttccctggtagtttactgaccccCAACTGTCCGGTACTGGACATCCTCCCATTAATGCCAGAGATGTCATTGTTCCTGTGGAAGAACTTTGAAAGTCCAGTATTGACGTGGCGTATGGAGATAGAGAAGAGTGTAGTGGGTATTCAAACAAAGGAGCAGATCGGGAATCACAGctatccctcccctctccccgtcATTGATTCATGAAGTACTGTCTTTGATCAGTATGTCCACTGTGTGGgatgtgatgggggggggggagaaaatgtCATTGTCTTTTCAGGAGATTGAGACAGTCAGCATTTTGACATTAAAAAGcaaacaatcccccccccccccatcatcacagatgctgatcagctcactgagttcttccagaaaatAGTTGAGCCGACTACACAATTTGGatagcggaggatgagaggtgacctgatagaggtgtgtaagatgatgagaggcattgatcgtgtggatagtcagaggctttttccccagggcagaaatggttgccacaaaaggacacaggttgaaggtgctggggagtcggtacagaggagatgtcagggttaagtttttattttactcagagagtggtgagtgcaaggaatgagctgccggcaacggtggtggaggctgatacgatagggtcctttaaaaTACTTTCAgatagtacatggagcttagaaagatggagagctatgggtaagccgagtaatttctaaggtgcgGGCATGTTCCGCGCAAATGTGTGGGTCGAAGTGCTTGTATTGTGCTCTGGCTTTACTATGTTcctatttttttctgtgtttctatggtcTATGACTTTAAATACAAGTTTGGAGACCACGGCGATTTCAAATCGGGTGCTGCAGAAAGCAACTGAGACCGGGAAGTTTCGTTAGCAGGTGGTTCAGGTTTTCAGCTGCTCCAGGACctgcatggaacatagaacagcacggGAATGCGAACCTCTGCCAATAACGTTTTAGTGCCAGACTGATGGCACATTAAACTCTGCCTTCCTCAATTTAGCTGCAGACCTGTCCGTATTCACAGCCATATTACAACAGAATTTGTGTTCACTGCTCCCAACGGCTCTCCCAGGCAATATGGGGAGTGCTCAAGGTTAAGACAGATGCGATCATCCCCAGTAGAGATAGAGGATTTGATATGCAGgtaaattctggaaagatgcaataGCAGCTAGTTTACTGCAGAAGGTAATTTTAACATTCCATGTGTTGCTGATGACCCAGCATATTCTGTCCCGTCTTTCCTTACTGCAAGTGTATTTCAGGAATCATCTCCGATGGTGGGATGTGTTCTGGGAATAATGTGTGTAATATCTGAACTAATGAAGAGGCCATATTGCAGCTGGTATCTCTACTGGGGATGATCGCATCTGCCTTAACCTTGAGCACTCCCCATATTGCCTTAGTGCTTGAACTCGCCAGAATTTCCTCTCAGTGCAGCTGCCAAATTTCCAAGATCAGTAAATAATGCTCCCCAATCACTTTAACCTCGCCCTCAAATCTGAAATATCAGAACTCTAGAAAATTGGGCTGCCAATTCCGTCTCTCTCAATCAAATAAGATCAACAAATTTTactaccaaaactgcacacaatactgcagatTCGGCATCAccgatgccttatacaacctcaccataacattccaactcttatacttaatacgttgatttataaaggccaatgtgcctaaaGCTCTTTTTACGAACCTATCTACCTGTTGAAATTGCTGGGGccatggcagatatatttaaaaacgTCAGTATCTATGGGTGATGTGCcggtggattggaggatagctcatgttgttccgttgtttaaaaaaggttctaaaatTAAACCGGGAAATTATAAACCGGTAAATTTGcggtcggtagtaggtaaattattggaaggagtatttGCATAGGCAGGAGCTTATAAGGGAGATTCAACATGTTAGGTCATGCCTACCAAATCTATTCGAGTTTTTCGAGGAGTTCACAAGGaatgtggatgaagggaaggcagtggatgttgtctacatgggcttcagtaaagcctttgacaaggtcccgcatgggaggttagttaggaagattcagtcggtaggagtacatggagaggtagtaaattggattacacCTTGGCTTAATGCGAGATGCCAGAATGTGGTagaggaggattgcttctctgcgtggaggcctgtgactagtggtatgccacagggatcagtactgggtccattgtgacttatcatctatatcaatgatctataTGATaatgtaaattggatcagcaattttgctgatgatacaaagattggaggtgtagtggacagtgaggaaggttttcgaaGCCTACAGTGGGATTTCGACCAGCTAGATAGATGGGCTGAGAAACGGCaattggagtttaatacagacgagTGTCAGGCAAGGCACTTTGGAGGGACAAATCATAgtggaacatacaaggtaaatggtcgggcactgagtagtgcagtagaacagagagatgtgggaatacagatacaaagttCACTAAAAGTGTCGTCTCAGGTAGattgggtcataaagagagcttttggaacgttggactttataaatcaaagtattgagtataagagttgcaatgttatggtgaagttgtgtaaggcattagtgaggccgaacttggagcactgtgtgcgGTTACGATCAGCAaaatacaggaaggatattactaAGGTTGAAggaatacagagaaggtttacaaggatgttgctgggacgaGTGAAACTGAGTTAAAGAGAAAGGatcaataggttaggactttatttcctggagcgtagacgaatgaagggagatttgacagaggtgtatgaaattatgatgggtacagatagagtgaatgcaagcgggATTTTTCCACTGAAAGCTAGGgaataaaaccagaggacatgggttaagagtgaagggggaaaagtttaaagggaacatggggagggggcttcttcacacagagagtgttaggagtgtggaatgagctaccagttaaagtggtaaatttgggctcacttttaacatttaagaaaagcttggacaggtacatggatgagaggggtatgaagcgagatggtctaggtgcaggtcagtgggactaggcagagaaatggttcggtacaaccaagaagggccaatgtgctgtaatgttctatgtttctatggttctaacatCACACTTCCATGTGCTGATAAACACTCAAAATCCCACTACCTAACCCACAGCTCTTTCCGCTGAACTAACTAGTTCAGACCAAACAATTCCATCATGTTAGTTTTCCTGCCATTGCCGGCCTTACAATAAGTTTTATTAGAATAACCTGTATCTACTAGGCAGGAGATAATGTATCTGGACAAGTGCTTGGAGTGGCGGTGGAGAGCATTGTGTCTCTGTTATGGAAAGGAATGGCGATGCCCTgaattgaggacctgaattaggAGAAGGCAGATGTCAATGTAATACATGGTctggatgaggtgtagggacagttaGTTGCAGCTAAACTACAGATGAGAACAGATTTATATAAGGATGTCGGAAACATGCCAAGTGTGTACAGGAATTCACTGAGATTGCAGAGCCTTTCAGGAGTGTGCAGGATCACAatatgtcaggaccctgccaggggtgtgtggtgtctcatagtgtgtcaggacgCTGTCGGTTGTATGTGGGATCTCACACTGACTCAGTACCCTACTAGGGATGTGTGTGATCTCAGGAACCTGCCGGGGGTTTGTGTGGTCGCAAGAGTGTTCGGAACCAGCCAGGTATGTGTGATCTAATAGTGTCTTAGGACCCTGtcaggatgtgtggggtctcacagtgtctcAGGACCGTACTAGGGGTGTGGGGGTCTCATGGTGTGTCCGGTTCAATTCAGGGGTGTGTTGGGTCACGAAGACAGTCAAGACCCTGCCAGAGGTGTGTGGGGGTCTCACAGTGTTTAGGGTGCTGAAAAAATACACGGAGTTACAAAGGAAGGAAGCTGATAGGTAGGACTGCAAGTGTAGTAATCTCCTAATTCCTACCTGTGCCACCCGACAGTAAGGACAGGTAAACAGTGAGGTATGCATGTCTGAAGAATTGGAGCTGGAAGGAgggaatcagatttctgaataatcgGGACAAAAGGGACGTGTTGCACTTAAATTCCGGGAGTGTCAATATTCTTGAAGGCAGATTTACTGAAGCTATTGAAGCAGTATAAACTGATATGGCAGGGGGATTGGAACCAGAATGATAGAGCTGGGGATCAGCCATCAGCTTTACAAGTAGCTGATAGGTGTAACATGAATGGAAGGAAGGACAATCACATGACTGGCTACAAATGCAGTCAGAGCAAAGAATGAAATTGTATCAACGTTGCAAATTTCAAAAGGACAAAGGATGCAGAATGGAAGGTGCAGTATATAAATGTACGTAGCATTCagtataaggtggatgaacttgttgcACAATTAGAAATCGGTCGGTATGAGATGAAAGGCATTACTGAGTCGTAGGTGAAAGAAGAcgacagttgggagcttaacgtcaAAAGCTATACTTTCGATCGAAAGGGCCGGCAGGAAGGCTTATAAGGGCTCTGTTGGTAAGTGATAGAATTAAGTCTTTAGAAAGAAGTATTATAGGGTCGGAGAATGTTGATTTTATAGTTGTTGTTAAGAAGTTGCAATAGTTAAGAAAATATTAATGGAAACTTAAATCGGCCTTCAAATATTATCCACACTGGAAAGGCATGCTATAGGGTAATGACAAAATTGCAATGGGGTCTTAAATATGCAAGAGGATTGTGAAACTCAGGTTGGTATTGGATGACAAGAGAGGTAATTTGTTgcatgcctacgagatggctttagAGCAGCTAGTGATTGACACTGCTCTGGAAAGTCTGTCTTCGAGTTGGTACTGTGTAATTAGCCAGATGCTATTAGGAAGCTTAACGTGAAGGAACCctgaggaagcagtgatcataatatgattgaattcatagtgCAATTTGAGACCGAGAAGCATAGCTGACTTGTATCTGTATAGcaatggaattacagagacatgagagaggagcttgcagcGGAGGATTGAAGAAGGATACTTGCGCGGAGCAGAGACGGCgggagtttctgggaatagttcacagggCGCAGGATAtgtatgtcccacagaggaataagttctcaaatggcaagggtagacaaccgtggctaacaaaggATGTCAAGGACTGCTAAAAGGCTGGGGAAGGGCATATGCTAGCAAAAGTGAGTAAAAGTCGGGTGATTGGCAAGCTTTTAAAATTTAACAAGGCAACTTAAAAACAGCTGTAATAAGTGATCAAGGctatagaaaggaaattatattctGGTTAGATTAACCTCAGTGATTGGCCAAGTGTTGGAGGctcttattaaggatgaggtactTGGagcctaatgataaaataagtcaaagtcagtgtGAAACCTtgccaagggaaatcttgcctgaaaaatctgataaGAGTTAAGAGTTGTTATAGGAATTAGCAAGAAAGGTGGGAAAAAAGAGGCCATGgatttcatttacttggattttgaaAAGACGTTTGATAAAGTGCCATACAAGAGGCTGCCTACCAAGATAaaattggaagaaagggaaaaaaatggcagatagaatacagtgctgtaaaatatatgataatgcatttttggTAAAAAAGAACAACAGAGCCGACATTTATCAAaatgtggagaaggttcaaacacaaGAGGTGCAGCCTCGTGTAGGACTCTcggaagattaatttacaggttgagtctgtggtaaggaaggcaagtgcaaacgcaatgtgtcagaatcctggagggagtgtgtgctgtctcacagtgtgtcagcaaTCTGACAGCGGGGTCTcagagagtgtcaggaccctgtcagcagTGTGTGGGGTTTGAAAGTGTGTCAAAACCCTGTTACGGTGTGGGtgtctgacagtgtgtcaggatcctgtcaggggtgtgtgggatctccctgtgtgtcaggaccctgctgaGAATGTGTGGGTTCTCCATTCAACAGATTTCGGCGAGATGGGGAGCGTGGGAAAACGATGTTTGTTGAAatacaacacgagtgaatctgcagatgctggaaataaataaaaacacaacatgctgacagaactcagcgggccagacagcatccatgggagaaggtagtgacgacgtttcgggctgaagcccttcatcaggagtcaaagAACCCTCTCTTCTGTTAAATGTAGCGTTCTGTGATCCAACTCCTTCTGTGATTATGAAGCCTCACAATCTCTTGATCCAATCCTCGGGCTCCACTTTCACCGACACATTGTATTTACGGATGCAGTGAGCTTCTTATACAGACGTTCAGAATTTACATAATCTCAATATTAATTATGATTGTTTTCAGtcctctgcaccttccttgcCACAATCCACAACCCTCGGTTTCCCTGTCCtaattcccatctctcatccttccacagtgtccatcacacAACACCGGCAGACAGGAATTTCAGCTTCTGTGTACTGAGCTGTGGAATCTGTCCCCCAGTCTCACCCTCTCTAACACTGTAGCAGTGTTTGCACTagggagtgtagatgtgaacaCAGCGGGTTCATCTGCTGCTCTGTGGTTGAACAGACCAGTTGGGATGTTCCCTGCTTTTCTAATTAAAGTGATGCTATTATTACTATTCTGTGACTGGAACTTCAGTGGACGCCCAACTCTGAGAAAATATAATTTGCGGGAACTGGGGGAGTTTGGAAAATGGTTCAGGGTGAGGCTGTTCAGGAGGGGCAGTGCCTGGCAAGGGAAGGTTTTCACTAT
Coding sequences:
- the LOC132388977 gene encoding NACHT, LRR and PYD domains-containing protein 3-like, coding for MEDVQQKHKETLRAQTETLRVNTILMREKVKVFRLVDRYAELTVISTVGNRRLVEHELLARGRDHEDCTEKFRFDQLFQSSFSRSKSKSGISAAVAGVAGIGKTTMVQKIVYDWATGKIYKQFKFVFSFKFRYLNSINCRINLRELILDQYPYFRNILREVLKNPEGLLFIFDGLDEFNDIIGFADCQRDTDPQHTCIDPESWCKVSDIVVGLIQHRLLPGCSVLVTTRPTTLQLLKKSEINLCAEILGFVGEEQEKYFHRHFEDQTVAEAVFKHVKQNEILYTMSYNPSYCWILALALGPFFTQTVRDPQQVPKTITQLYSYYIYNILRNHGREIENPRDVLLRVGQMAFRGVFERKIVFTDGDLINYKLQPSQFLSGFLIELLEREDYDRSVVYTFPHLTIQEFVAAVAQFLNPHPADILKFLTEAHNTTDGRFELFLRFVAGLSSPMTVAGLEEFLGPFPHQTTCRVIDWVKEEVKRQSGNTKSEAGKRSLLNTLYNLLESQNRGLAQAALGSVETLSFSGMTLTPIDCAVLSQVIGLCDTIKHLDLGNCHIQCEGIQRLGPGLHKCQDLSLGHNKLGDSGVKLVSAALKNPGCEIQKLRLIDVGLTDSGAEDLASALSTNSSLTVLDLSDNILGDSGVKLVSAALRKSECKIQKLCLCRVCLTSAGVDHLVFAFSTNPSLTGLYLSYNFLTDQSVTALRRLIQTLPNLQRIELIVNKFSETGRKELSSLDETRPGLRVSV